In the Flavobacterium acetivorans genome, one interval contains:
- a CDS encoding aminotransferase class IV, translated as MINFNGAIVAEDANILTGNRAFLYADAVFETVKIVDSKILFLEDHYFRLMASMRVVRMEIPMNFTMEYLEEQILSLVAKIGVSGSARARITVFRNDGGYYLPKTQTVSFLVHAIALENTLYSFDQKKYEVDLYKDFYVTKQLLSSIKTTNRILNITASIFADENGLDNCLLLNDTKNVVEAIQGNIFMLMGNKLITPPVSEGCLNGVMRKQILELARKIEGIEVVEDVISPFDLQKADELFVTNVIKGIQPITKYRKKEFVVALAAELLQKLNNDIA; from the coding sequence ATGATTAATTTTAATGGGGCTATTGTAGCTGAGGATGCTAATATATTGACAGGTAATCGTGCTTTTTTATATGCTGATGCTGTTTTTGAGACGGTAAAGATCGTCGATTCTAAAATTCTTTTTTTAGAAGATCATTATTTCAGGCTTATGGCGTCGATGCGTGTTGTTAGAATGGAAATTCCTATGAATTTTACAATGGAGTATCTAGAAGAACAAATCCTTTCTTTGGTAGCTAAAATTGGGGTATCCGGTTCAGCTCGTGCCAGAATTACTGTTTTTAGAAATGATGGAGGTTATTATTTGCCTAAAACCCAAACGGTTTCTTTTTTGGTTCACGCTATAGCTCTTGAAAACACTTTGTATTCATTTGACCAAAAGAAATATGAAGTAGATTTGTATAAAGACTTTTATGTCACAAAGCAGTTGCTGTCTTCTATAAAAACCACTAATAGAATTCTAAATATTACTGCAAGTATTTTTGCAGATGAGAATGGATTAGATAATTGTTTGTTGTTGAATGATACTAAGAATGTAGTTGAGGCGATTCAGGGAAATATTTTCATGTTAATGGGTAATAAGCTGATTACTCCTCCAGTTTCAGAAGGTTGTTTGAATGGTGTGATGAGAAAGCAAATTTTAGAATTGGCTAGGAAAATAGAAGGTATTGAGGTTGTTGAAGATGTAATTTCTCCGTTTGATCTTCAAAAAGCAGATGAGTTGTTTGTTACAAATGTTATAAAAGGGATACAGCCTATCACAAAGTATCGAAAAAAGGAATTCGTTGTTGCTTTAGCAGCAGAATTATTACAGAAATTAAATAACGATATCGCTTAG
- a CDS encoding START-like domain-containing protein, which produces MDQKVRYEIEFPINSSPQLLYQYISTPSGLSEWFADNVNSRGEFYTFIWNDSEEKARLASKKSGEKVKFKWVDGNGKDTEYFFELHILVDELTKDVSLMVVDFADKDEVDEASLLWENQISDLKHLIGSV; this is translated from the coding sequence ATGGATCAAAAAGTACGTTACGAAATCGAATTTCCTATAAATTCTTCTCCACAATTGTTATATCAATATATATCAACTCCTTCTGGTTTGTCAGAATGGTTTGCTGATAATGTAAATTCGCGAGGGGAGTTTTATACTTTTATATGGAACGATTCTGAGGAGAAAGCTAGGCTTGCTTCTAAAAAATCAGGAGAGAAAGTGAAATTTAAATGGGTCGACGGAAACGGAAAAGATACTGAATATTTTTTTGAGTTGCATATTTTAGTGGATGAGTTGACAAAAGATGTTTCTTTGATGGTTGTCGATTTTGCCGATAAGGATGAAGTTGATGAGGCATCATTATTATGGGAAAATCAAATTTCAGACCTTAAACATCTTATTGGATCTGTATAG
- a CDS encoding Ig-like domain-containing protein, with protein MKLKIYLLLAFFTVAPLKFYAQNTLSVQAVEVGTNTDFDLNVSLQNQDNIAALQFDINYNATAFALLSGHELTSAAPNHSLSVSTPSPGVVRVIIFSTSNAVLNPGSGLLLRLKMKSKTLPGTFNCGFNNVVGSSATSTAILISGINQNVMVKGSILSLLTTSLNFGRVPIGSTPTQQISIQNTGNLPLVLNGNTTIAPFTIVDSYPITISPNETKNITVGLNTTAKINTTLNLGFQNNDPDPIRNIRTVDLSATVYAVNEIHIGNGSGVINTEIEIPVYVNNMELFNGFQFDVLLPADISYVNNSIIPSQRSNAHTISASIINGNTLRFIAYSSSNKDFNGKDGELFRFKLKPAVASGTYNLNISNPILSNATLGNIESDSFNGFVQINSPNLTIDNATLSYGNVPITESRTSDLTLYNTGSSLLIIDSIVKSSGQIEIEASLPIEILPGASKMVALSFKPTNTGSFSETVSFRYNGPDLQKILNVQSTIFSPNYLMVKNQVGIKNQLNNFSILLMNTDAVRAIQFDVELPLGFDLQSSNLTTTSRSGGFNVSASLLSANKYRILLYSFSNSSLSAGTESIINFPVSLTSNLVSGNYSFIYSNVILSNTTNQNISSLALEDGKITLNDAPIAVAEQITVVQGGTATTLAGGSTNVLINDTDAENNILTAILVSGVSNGTLILNGNGTFSYVHNGSKTTSDSFSYKANDGNSDSNIVTVMITVSPVNVTPIAVADQITVAEGETIVTLVGGASSVLTNDADAENNALTAILVSDVSNGALILNSNGTFSYTHDGSETISDSFSYKANDGNSDSNIVTVTIIVSPVNDAPIAVADQITVVQGGTATTLAGGSTNVLINDTDAENNILTAILVSGVSNGTLILNDNGTFSYVHNGSETISDSFSYKANDGNSDSNIVTVMITVSPMKDFTLPSNNFNIEIKGETCTNKNNGELIINAAETHDYVATINGTSYNFTNNNLSVSNLAPGIYNVCITVIGKKFEQCYSIVITKGTTVTGKLSMSSNKVSVEIVEGTAPYQIFVNRVAQFETQSPTFSIDVKQGDLLEVKTAKPCEGIYSKGMDDLLGSISSFPNPTTGIFEIALPISRNKVVIDLYTITSQLIFKKSYPIVSQKVQLNLENESAGIYIIKIYLDTPIFLKIIKK; from the coding sequence ATGAAATTAAAAATATATTTACTCCTTGCTTTTTTTACGGTCGCTCCTCTAAAATTCTATGCGCAAAACACGCTTTCCGTTCAAGCTGTTGAAGTAGGAACCAACACGGATTTTGATTTAAATGTTTCATTGCAAAATCAGGATAATATTGCCGCTTTGCAATTTGACATCAATTATAACGCAACTGCTTTTGCATTGCTCAGCGGACATGAATTAACCAGTGCAGCTCCCAATCATTCCCTTTCGGTAAGCACCCCTTCGCCGGGGGTAGTTCGGGTTATCATTTTCTCTACATCCAATGCAGTTCTAAATCCGGGCTCTGGTTTACTGCTGCGACTTAAAATGAAGTCTAAAACGCTGCCTGGTACTTTTAATTGTGGTTTTAATAATGTTGTGGGTTCTTCTGCCACTAGTACAGCGATACTTATCTCGGGCATCAATCAAAATGTTATGGTAAAAGGGTCAATACTTAGCCTTTTGACCACTAGTTTGAATTTTGGTAGAGTTCCAATCGGAAGTACCCCAACACAACAAATTTCAATTCAAAACACCGGTAACCTCCCATTAGTTCTTAACGGAAATACTACGATTGCGCCCTTTACTATTGTTGATTCGTATCCGATTACCATTAGTCCAAACGAAACTAAAAATATAACGGTTGGGTTAAACACTACTGCCAAAATAAATACTACGTTAAATCTAGGATTTCAAAATAATGATCCGGATCCCATCAGAAACATTCGAACTGTTGATTTAAGTGCAACGGTGTATGCTGTAAATGAAATCCATATCGGGAACGGGAGTGGTGTCATTAATACAGAAATTGAAATCCCTGTTTATGTCAATAATATGGAGCTCTTTAATGGGTTTCAATTTGATGTTTTGCTCCCTGCCGATATCTCGTATGTGAATAATTCTATCATACCATCACAACGGTCTAACGCACACACCATTAGTGCCTCTATTATAAATGGAAACACATTGCGGTTTATTGCCTATTCAAGTTCAAACAAAGATTTTAATGGAAAAGATGGAGAGTTGTTCCGATTCAAATTAAAACCAGCAGTAGCATCAGGGACTTATAATTTGAACATTTCAAATCCAATTCTTTCAAACGCTACTTTGGGTAATATTGAATCCGATTCTTTCAACGGTTTTGTTCAAATTAACTCACCGAATCTTACCATAGACAATGCCACTCTGTCTTACGGAAACGTCCCTATTACTGAATCAAGAACAAGTGACCTAACATTATACAATACAGGCTCTTCATTGCTAATAATAGATTCAATTGTTAAATCTTCGGGTCAGATTGAGATAGAGGCGTCTTTACCCATTGAAATTTTGCCTGGAGCAAGTAAAATGGTAGCACTTAGTTTTAAGCCAACTAATACAGGCTCTTTTTCGGAAACGGTTTCTTTTAGATACAACGGCCCTGATTTGCAAAAAATACTAAACGTTCAGTCCACTATTTTTTCTCCCAATTATTTGATGGTTAAAAATCAGGTGGGTATTAAAAATCAATTAAATAATTTTTCGATTCTACTAATGAATACTGATGCGGTAAGGGCTATTCAGTTTGATGTCGAGTTGCCTTTGGGGTTTGACTTACAGTCCTCTAATCTCACAACTACGTCTAGGTCCGGAGGTTTTAATGTGTCAGCTTCTCTATTAAGTGCAAATAAATATAGGATATTGTTATATAGCTTCTCTAACTCATCCCTAAGTGCAGGAACCGAATCCATTATAAATTTCCCAGTATCTTTGACTTCCAATCTTGTTTCCGGAAATTATTCTTTTATTTATTCCAATGTGATTTTAAGTAACACCACAAATCAAAACATCAGTAGTTTAGCTTTGGAAGACGGAAAAATAACACTCAATGATGCGCCAATAGCTGTTGCAGAACAAATTACGGTCGTGCAAGGTGGCACCGCTACTACTCTTGCTGGCGGTTCAACCAATGTGCTGATAAACGATACCGATGCGGAAAATAACATCCTTACAGCAATTCTGGTTTCAGGGGTTAGCAATGGGACATTGATATTGAACGGTAATGGAACATTCAGTTATGTTCACAATGGTTCTAAAACTACTTCTGATAGCTTTAGCTATAAGGCAAATGATGGTAATTCAGATAGTAATATCGTAACAGTAATGATAACCGTTAGTCCAGTGAATGTTACGCCAATAGCTGTTGCAGACCAAATTACGGTCGCCGAAGGAGAAACTATTGTAACTCTTGTTGGTGGAGCAAGCAGTGTGTTGACAAACGATGCCGATGCGGAGAATAATGCACTAACGGCAATATTGGTTTCTGATGTAAGCAATGGAGCTTTGATATTGAATAGCAACGGAACTTTTTCTTACACTCACGATGGTTCTGAAACTATTTCGGATAGTTTTAGCTATAAAGCAAATGATGGGAATTCAGATAGTAATATCGTTACGGTAACAATAATTGTTAGTCCGGTGAATGATGCGCCAATAGCTGTTGCAGACCAAATTACTGTTGTACAAGGTGGCACTGCTACTACTCTTGCTGGCGGTTCAACCAATGTGCTGATAAACGATACTGATGCGGAAAATAACATCCTTACAGCAATTCTGGTTTCAGGGGTGAGCAATGGAACTTTGATATTGAATGACAACGGAACATTCAGTTATGTTCACAATGGTTCTGAAACTATTTCTGATAGCTTTAGCTATAAGGCAAATGATGGTAATTCAGATAGTAATATCGTAACAGTAATGATAACCGTTAGTCCAATGAAAGACTTTACTTTGCCTTCAAATAATTTTAACATTGAGATAAAAGGCGAAACTTGTACAAATAAAAACAATGGGGAACTAATTATAAATGCTGCTGAAACACATGACTATGTAGCCACTATAAATGGGACAAGTTATAATTTTACTAATAACAACTTATCTGTTTCAAATTTAGCCCCAGGTATTTATAATGTTTGTATTACGGTTATAGGGAAAAAATTTGAGCAATGTTATAGTATTGTTATTACAAAGGGCACAACTGTGACAGGAAAATTAAGTATGTCCTCAAACAAAGTTTCAGTTGAAATAGTTGAGGGGACAGCCCCTTACCAAATTTTTGTAAATAGGGTAGCGCAGTTTGAAACCCAATCCCCAACTTTTTCGATTGATGTAAAACAAGGCGATTTGTTAGAAGTAAAAACAGCTAAACCCTGTGAAGGAATTTATTCAAAGGGAATGGATGATTTATTAGGTTCCATTTCATCATTCCCAAATCCAACAACCGGAATATTTGAAATTGCATTGCCTATCTCCAGAAACAAAGTTGTTATAGATTTGTACACCATAACTTCTCAATTAATTTTTAAAAAAAGCTATCCTATAGTAAGCCAAAAAGTACAGCTAAACCTTGAAAATGAATCGGCTGGGATTTATATTATAAAAATATATTTGGACACACCTATATTTCTAAAAATCATAAAAAAATGA